From the genome of Pseudomonadota bacterium, one region includes:
- the cas1 gene encoding CRISPR-associated endonuclease Cas1, whose amino-acid sequence MINEYVYCPRLAYIEWVEGEFRDNYYTVDGRLTHRRVDRRAGHLPARASPPPEGGEEKERSDPAPAGPTLHARSVELSAPIAGIVARIDLIESDGTRATPVEYKRGKPPANAERSYYPERAQLCAQAIVLEENGLSCQEGVLYYAAARTRVTVPITPELRALTLQAAEQLRALPAASQPPPPLVDSPKCVGCSLAGLCLPDELNLHPDPEQQSTPVRLLFPARDDAKPLHLQEQWGKLGIESGNLLRVSTRDAEPYQVRLRDVSQVAVYGNVQVTTQALRALATKGIPLTLFSYGGWFYGMLTGLTHRNVLLRECQFSAARDGGRALAVARSLVAQKIRNQRTMLRRNRRAELRNALVDLQRDLDHAMVAPSVESLLGIEGTAARTYFQSFADMLREPLNGAFDFKGRNRRPPRDPVNALLSFAYALLVKDWTLALTAVGFDPHLGFYHRPRYGRPSLALDLMEPFRPLIADSVVLVALNTKVVAEDDFSRGVGAVALKDAARRRFIEAYERRMNELVTHPVFGYRISYRRVLEVQARLFARYLVGELPEMPVFVTR is encoded by the coding sequence ATGATCAACGAGTACGTCTACTGCCCGCGTCTGGCCTACATCGAGTGGGTCGAGGGGGAGTTCCGCGACAACTACTACACGGTCGACGGTCGCCTGACGCACCGGCGCGTCGACCGCAGGGCCGGACACCTCCCCGCGCGAGCCTCGCCCCCGCCGGAGGGTGGCGAGGAAAAGGAGCGCAGCGATCCAGCTCCTGCCGGCCCCACGCTGCATGCGCGCAGCGTGGAGCTCTCGGCGCCGATCGCCGGCATCGTGGCCCGCATCGACTTGATCGAATCCGATGGGACGCGCGCGACGCCGGTCGAGTACAAGCGCGGCAAGCCCCCCGCGAACGCGGAGCGCTCCTACTACCCGGAGCGCGCGCAGCTCTGCGCCCAGGCCATCGTGCTGGAGGAGAACGGCCTGAGCTGCCAGGAAGGCGTGCTCTACTACGCGGCGGCCCGCACGAGGGTCACGGTCCCGATCACACCCGAGCTCAGAGCCTTGACGCTGCAGGCCGCTGAGCAACTGCGCGCCCTACCCGCCGCGAGCCAGCCGCCGCCGCCGCTCGTCGACAGCCCAAAGTGCGTCGGCTGCTCGCTGGCGGGCCTCTGCCTTCCGGACGAGCTCAACCTGCACCCCGACCCGGAGCAACAGAGCACGCCCGTGCGCTTGCTCTTCCCGGCGCGCGACGACGCCAAGCCGCTGCACCTCCAAGAGCAGTGGGGCAAGCTCGGCATCGAGTCGGGCAACCTGCTGCGCGTGAGCACCCGCGATGCCGAGCCCTACCAAGTGCGCCTACGCGACGTCTCGCAGGTGGCCGTCTACGGCAACGTGCAGGTGACGACCCAGGCCCTGCGCGCGCTGGCGACGAAGGGCATCCCGCTCACCCTCTTCAGCTACGGCGGCTGGTTCTACGGCATGCTCACCGGGCTCACCCACCGCAACGTGCTGCTGCGCGAGTGTCAGTTTTCCGCCGCCCGTGACGGCGGCAGGGCGCTCGCGGTGGCCCGCTCGCTGGTCGCGCAGAAGATCCGCAACCAGCGCACGATGCTGCGCAGGAACCGGCGCGCCGAGCTGCGCAACGCCCTGGTCGACCTCCAGCGCGACCTGGACCACGCGATGGTCGCCCCATCGGTCGAGTCCCTGCTGGGGATCGAGGGCACGGCGGCGCGCACCTACTTCCAGTCCTTCGCCGACATGCTGCGCGAGCCCCTCAACGGCGCCTTCGACTTCAAGGGACGCAACCGGCGTCCGCCGCGCGACCCCGTCAACGCCCTGCTCTCGTTCGCCTACGCGCTGCTGGTCAAGGACTGGACGTTAGCGCTGACGGCGGTCGGCTTCGACCCGCATCTGGGCTTCTACCACCGCCCGCGCTATGGGCGCCCTTCCCTGGCGCTCGACCTGATGGAGCCCTTTCGCCCACTGATCGCCGACTCCGTGGTGCTCGTGGCGCTGAACACCAAGGTGGTCGCCGAGGACGACTTCAGCCGGGGCGTCGGCGCCGTGGCTCTGAAGGACGCCGCCCGCCGGCGCTTCATCGAGGCCTACGAGCGCCGGATGAACGAGCTCGTCACCCATCCGGTCTTTGGCTACCGCATCAGCTATCGCCGCGTGCTCGAGGTTCAAGCGCGCCTCTTCGCCCGCTATCTCGTCGGCGAGCTCCCCGAGATGCCGGTCTTCGTCACCCGCTGA
- the cas2 gene encoding CRISPR-associated endonuclease Cas2 → MQRYIVTYDVCDPKRLRRAFEVLRGFGDHLQYSVFRCDLSQQALVELKAELHAVIDHDEDQVLLFDLGPAPGRGASSVEALGRPYREATKTCTVI, encoded by the coding sequence ATGCAACGCTATATCGTCACCTACGACGTCTGCGACCCAAAGCGCCTGCGCCGCGCGTTCGAGGTTCTGCGCGGCTTCGGCGACCACCTGCAGTACTCTGTGTTCCGCTGTGACCTCAGCCAGCAGGCCCTCGTCGAGTTGAAGGCCGAGCTGCACGCGGTCATCGACCACGACGAGGACCAGGTGCTGCTCTTTGACCTCGGCCCGGCCCCAGGGCGCGGCGCGTCCTCAGTCGAGGCGCTCGGCCGTCCCTACCGAGAAGCCACCAAGACCTGCACCGTGATATAG